GGGGTTGCGACGTCGTCCGCCTGAAGATCGGCGATATCGTAAGCGGAGGGCAGATTCGCACACGTGCAACCGTCACCCAGACAAAGACAGGGCGGCCGGTGCAGTTCGAGTTGCTTTCGGATGCCCGTGCTAGTCTGTTGGCTTGGCTGCAGCGTCGCGGCGGCACATTAGGCGATTACGTGTTTCCAAGCCGGATCGATCATTCCGACCATCTCAGTACCCGTCAGTATGCTCGCCTAGTGGATGAATGGGTGACCGGCGTCGGATTGCGACGAGAAGACTACGGAACCCACTCTCTCCGGCGTACCAAGGCCTCGATCATCTATAAGGCGACGGGAAATCTGCGGGCTGTCCAGATTCTGCTGGGTCATAGCAAGATCGAAAATACAGTCCGGTATTTAGGCGTCGATGTCGAAGACGCCTTGACCCTCGCAGAGGGCACAGAAATCTGACGGTGTCGGCTCCCCGCCCAAAGCGAGGAGCCGATCTGATCGGCGCCCAATCCCGGTCATAGAGCGGCTTGTTATCCGTGGTGGTTTGCGGTCGTTGCCATCAAGCGCCTTCGATGCAAACGTAGAGCAATCGCGGAAAGCTGCTCGTCGCGTCCTCTGGCGAGCCGCTTTGAGGGGAGAATAGGGTGGAAGCTACGGGCGTTTTGGCTGCCGGGGAAAGCTCCGCCGCGATGGCCTATATCAAGGCCCGGCGAGGCGTGTCGCCACGGCAGACCAAGTTAATCCTCCTCATCTTTATGTTGGCCGTAGGCGTTCCGGTGGGGGCATGGGCGTCGGGTTCATGGCTGGACGCCGGGCTGTCGGTGGAGTTCGCCGTCGTCGGTCTTATCGTGGGGGCGCTGGTGGTCCAACGCATTGCGAGGTCCTTGATGCGCAAGGCGCTCACCGAACGGGGTCAGGCTTACGAACAGCGCCTTACCTTCCGTCTTGCGCCCGAAGGCATAGTCTATGATTTGACAGACCTTACGATGACCGCCCGCTGGTCTACCACCGCTCTATCAACGAAAGATCGGGCAAAACGCCCTACTTGCTTGGCAAGTGTCTTTCCAAAGCCGTCCATTGCTTCCTTGACGACGGGAGCAGCGAT
Above is a window of Sphingomonas oryzagri DNA encoding:
- a CDS encoding tyrosine-type recombinase/integrase, which translates into the protein MGTSEFDPGAGDRQAWNAGRKVGAKRALKPKQIWGIRFYLDHHRRLRDRALFDVAIDSKLRGCDVVRLKIGDIVSGGQIRTRATVTQTKTGRPVQFELLSDARASLLAWLQRRGGTLGDYVFPSRIDHSDHLSTRQYARLVDEWVTGVGLRREDYGTHSLRRTKASIIYKATGNLRAVQILLGHSKIENTVRYLGVDVEDALTLAEGTEI